In Bacteroides cellulosilyticus, the genomic stretch TCAAAAGAATTGAAGAACTGGTCTTCCACCTTTTTATTCTTTCCTCCTCTCACATAGGGAATATACGTCATATAATCATCGTCAAAATTAAATGTAGCTTCTTCAGCTATTACATTAAAAGGTTTATTCTCCGTAACGATGAAGCGATATGCAACTCCTTCGTCATAAGCTCTGAATTCTAATTGGAATCCGTCCTTGAAAGTAAAAGACAACTCATTACAACGATTTTTTATCTCACTCCGTTTGTAGATGGCAGTAGTGATGTTCTCATCAATCACACGCCTACGCATATTCTTGACTTTAGACTTCACGCCTAATATTTTATTATTGCTTAATGACATAGAAATAGGCGAAGAGACAATAATCGCAGTATTTTCATGTTTTAAGGAATAACAAATTTTATCACCGGCTTCGATACTTAATTCAAGCTTCCCGTTCGGTGACTTTAACTGATATTGTTTCTGGGCTATACTAAAACTCAGGAATGCACTCAGAAATGTAAGTGTCAGACAAAATCTTCTCATAAATCAATTTTATTGGTTTTAAGTGATATTTTGATTAATATTAAATTAAATAATACGTCACAAATATAGACATTTACTTAAGTCCGGTTTGTTGTTTATGTATGAAATCATCGGGAACGTTTGCAAATCCAATTTTAGGTTAAAAAGCTATATATAAAATATTTATCTAATATATGAAATACGAAATCGTTTCCGATAATTTTATCTGTATGCCTATTGCATATGTTATAGTATTCACTTATTTTCGCACAAAAACAATTCACTATGAAACATTTATTACTCATTTTTCTATTTGTTTCTTTAAGCGTGCAAGCTAAAGTAACATTACCAGCCATCTATTCTGATGGAATGGTGCTACAAAGGAACCAACCTATTCGTATATGGGGGCAGGCTAATCCAAAAGAGAAAATACAAATCTTATTTGCAGAGCAAAAACAAACAGTAAAAGCCGATGGCAAGGGATACTGGGAAGTGAATTTGAAAGCTCTGGAAGCTGGCGGTTCCTACCAACTGCAAATCATCGGAAAAGAAAACCAAATAAGCATCAAGGATATTCTTATCGGAGATGTATGGTTATGTAGCGGACAGTCTAACATGCAATGGGTAGTAAATAATGTCACTAATGCGGAAGTGGAGAAAAAGAATGCCAATTATCCGCAAATCCGAACTTTAAACATACCTCGCCGCATGGAATTATCCCCTAAAGATACAATCAGCGCAACATGGCTCGTATGTTCACCTGAAACCGTAGGCCATTTCTCTGGAGTTGCTTATTTCTTCGCTAAAAAGGTTTATGAGGAAACAAACGTACCTATTGGTATTATAAATTCATCATGGGGCGGTACAATCGTGGAAACCTGGACAAGCCTGGAAGCTGCCAATACACTGCCGCAAAAACGACTCGACCGATATAACAAAAATGAGAAACTATTTCCCCCTACAGAATACCTTACACGAAAAAATAAGGAAGCAAAGCGTAATGATTATCCATCATTGGTATACAATGCAATGATCCATCCGCTGCTATCCTTCTCTATTAAGGGAGTTCTCTGGTATCAGGGAGAGAATAATGTAGGAAATGCAGAACCTTATACCGATTGGCTCACATGTATGATTGGAGATTGGCGTAACCGCTGGAATTCAGAATTACCGTTTTATATCATCCAACTTCCCAACTTCGATTCTATTAACAAGAAACCTCTTTGGGCGGAAATGCGAGATGCTCAAAGTAAAGTTCTGGCAGTTCCCGGAACCCATCTCATCGTAACCAGCGACTTGGGAGACCCCTATGATCTTCATCCCCGCAACAAACAAAGGGTAGGAATGAGAGCTGCATTACAAGCGTTACATTACGAGTACGGGTATTCAGATATTGTCAGTGAAAGCCCCATGTTTGAACGTATGGAAATCAATGGTGACAAAGTCATAATTACATTCAAAAATACAGGTTCCGGTTTAGAAATACGTAGCCGATATGGATGTCTGCAAGGTTTTGCCATCGCAGGAGAAGACAAAAAATTCCACTGGGCGCTAGGAGAATTCAAAGATAACCGAATTGTTATCTGGAATCCGAAAGTTCCTAACCCCGTTGCTGTACGCTATAACTGGGAAAATAATCCAGACGGAAATCTTTATAATAAGGATGGTCTACCAGCTTGCCTGTTCCGCACAGATAATTGGTAAGCACTATCTATTTCACATTGCCAAAGAATCAAATGAAATTATCTTTTTTAAAGAACTGCTCCTAAGGTTTCGTATCTAACTTTTTTGGGGCAGTTCTAAATTGTGAGGTGCAGTTTATTTTTAGACGACCTTATTATCCCTAAATATACATTTCCAGATCTTTGCAATCGACTCTGTAAACGACTAAATCAGGTGTTCTTATACTTCTCCTTATATACTTTAGGAGAAACACCATAAACACTCTTAAAATAATCACCAAAATGATTATAACTGCCAAATCCTGTTTGATAAGCAATTTCCGTTGCTGTCTGTTGAGAAGTACGAAGCATCTCAGCAGCACATTCCAAACGGATATTACGGATCAACTCTGCCGGAGAAAGATTAGTAATAGCCTTTACCTTACGATATAATTTAGCCCTGCTCACTCCCATTTCCTTGCATAGCATTTCCACATCCAACTCTGGATTAGAAAGGTGTGTTTTCACTACTGCCTCATATTGTTCAGCAAAAGATTTATCTGCAGGTTCCAACTCAATGCCCACACTCTTTAAAGAGAGTTGTTTTCCATAAATCTCCTTCAATTTCTTCCGGCCGCTCAGAATATTATTAATACGGACTATCAAGGTAGAGACTTTGAAAGGTTTTACAAGATAATCATCCGCACCGGCCTGAAAGCCTTCTTCAACATACATGGTCATGGATTTTGCAGTCAGCAATATGACAGGAAGATGGCAAAGAGAAGGGTTCTCCTTAACATATGTACATAATTCCATGCCATCCATTTCAGGCATCATGACATCACTCACTACTAATGACACATTTTCTTTGCCTAATACTTCCAATGCTTCACGGCCATTCTGGGCTGTAACAATTTTAAAGTTTCTCGACAATTCTTTCTGAAGATAAGTCAGAATTTCAATATTGTCATCTACCAACAAAATCGTCTCAGAAATCGAGGTTACTTTAAAAGAAGAAACATCATCTACCACATCCTCACTCCCGTCTAATGTTTCCTGAGCCGCCACTTCATAACGTTTATCATAACTCCACGGCAAATCAATGGAAAAACAAGTACCATGCGGTTCCCTGCGTCTGACCGATATAGTTCCCTGATGTTTTTCTACAATAGCTCTTGCTATGGTCAGACCGACTCCGCTGCCTCCCATCTGTCCATGCAAATCTTGATGAGACAGTGCAAAAGGTTTGAATATCTTGTTTATATCCTCATTGGATATGCCGACTCCGGTGTCTTTCATTTCAACATGTATTTGCGGTTTCTCTCCTTCAATCAGGGAAACAGCCAAAATGACAGTTCCCCCCTCCGGAGTAAACTTCAGAGCATTGGACAATAAATTAAAGAACACTTTCTCTAATGCGTCCTTATCAAATGTAGCTAATATAGGTGTTTCCGGTAGAGAAAGCTGCAATGCTATATCTCTTTGCCGAGCAGTAACCTGAAAAGAGTAATAAATCTCCTGAATAAAATCATTAAAATTAAAAGAAGATAATTCCAGCTCCCCATTGCCATTTTCTATCTTCCTCAAATCCATCAGATCATTTACCAACGTGAGTAAGCGTTTGGTATTACGACGGATTAACAGCAAGTCTTCTTTTACTCCGGAAACATGTATTATCTTTTTCTGTATCTCGTCCAAAGGATTCAGAATCAAAGTTAACGGAGTCCTGAATTCATGCGCCACTTGCGTAAAAAAGGTCTGTAATTCCCGGTTGAACTCCTCAGATTTATCCTTTTCTATTTGTTTGAGGTACAATTCGTGCTCTAACCGTTGTTTTCTTTGCTTATAGGCAATATAACGTTGCAATATGTAGAAAATAATAGCAGCATAAATAGCAAATGCCCACCAACGCGCCCATAAAGGGGGAAGCACTTCAATTTTCAAATGAGTTTCCGGCCCTATCGTTCCATCATTATTAAGTGCTTTAATCCTTAAAAGGTAGTTACCGGGAGCAAGATTACTATAGAATACTTCACGACGATTATCCGCATCCACCCAATCCGGATCCACTCCATCCATTTTATAAAAGAACCGATCGCTATTACCATATATATGGTTATCACTCGCATAAGCTATAGAAATGTTTGTCTGATTGTGCTTCAAGCATAATACAGATGTCTCAGCCAAACATTTATCTAATACCGAATCATCACAAGGTCTTTGCAATTTATTATTAATACGCAACGTAGTAAGAATTACAGAAGCCGGAGTATCATTCAACTCAAAATTCCGATTATCTACCATTACATATCCGGTATTGCCCAAGATCCAAAAACGATTGGCTGAATCTATCAGACTGGAAGCATCCATATCAGTCAGGCGCAAACCATTATTATTATCGAAAGTATGTAATTGATCTTTCTTCGGATCGAACAAATACAATTTGTGCGCGCCAATTACCCATAACCTCCCTTCATTCTGTTTTGCAACAAAGTAAAGTTTATCCGAATGAACTTTAGTATGTGACAAATGTTGCTTCCGCAATTTCCAATCTTTATCTACTGATAAAAGTCCCTGCCTCTCAGTCGTCATCCATAGATTATACTCTGAATCCCGACAAAAAGAGGTTATGCTAAGCAATTTATCTGCAGGAACATCTAGTTCAGCCGCACTTATATGCTTCTTCTGCCCTGAATTCAGATTATAGACATACAATCCATCCTTCTGGGTGGCAAGCACAAGTATTCCGGGATCTATTTCATCAATATAATTCGAGCATGGAAATTGCACGGAGTCCATGCCCAGACAGAAAACGCCCTGATCCTGTACGGATATCCACCAATGCTCTCTGGAGTCTTTGAAGATATACAATATATTTGTATTATCGTACTTTCGCAATAATGAAAACTTATTCCTCTTTATAGAATAATTATAAACTTCTCCCCGTTGATTACCGCACATGATTGTATCACCCGATATACAGATTGATTTAATGATATTATCATTGTGGTGCCTGTTTTCATTCAACCAGAAAGATTCCACTTGGCCTGTTTTCGGACGATGGCAAAGCAAACCATTACCTTCCGTCGCAAACCAGATATTATTTTCAGCATCTTCCTTTGCCATCCTGAAGCGTCCGGCCAAATGGGAAGGAGCAAAGAACCGGAAACGCTGATTATAGCTGTGACTGTAGTTCACACCACCGGCATATGTACCGACCCACACAATACCTTGCCTATCCTTAAACAAAGAATATATGGAATAGTAACTCAAGCCTCCTTCTTCTCCGATTTCCCCTTTTTCTACTATCACTTCCTCCATATTATCCTTATGTAACCTAAACAGACCGTTAAAAGTACCAATCAACATATAGTCCTTATTCAACTCTATGATATCCCTAATCTCCTTATTAAGGAGAGATGTAGAAGAAAGTTTATAAGTTTTCACTTCCTTGGTCTGAGGATTATATTTGTTGATACATATACCTACAATCACGCTCCAAAGACAACCTTCTGAATCTACCCGCAACACATTTATCAATCCGTCAGTCAAGGGACCTTTCTCTATAGACTTAGGATAAATATGCTCAAGCAATTGCCAGTTTTCATCATATACAATAATGCCATGTTGGCGAGTGCCTACATAATATTTCCCACTAGCCTGCACAAATGCAGAATATCGATATTCCTCCGGAGCGTCCTGCAGAACCACAAGAGTATCTTTCTCCATATCATATCTGAATATTTTCTTTTCCGTATAGGCTACCAAGCTCTCCCTCTTATCAACTCCAATCCCAACCCAACGGCTACTTTGGTTCTTGTCATACAGGAAACTTTTTACTTGCTGAGTAGAATATTTCATCCTGTCCAAACCATTTTCATGCAATATCCATAAATTCTTATCCCTATCCTGAATAATACGGCGTATTTTATTACCTCCAAGAGTGGGTTGGGTATTGGTACTGAAAATCTCGATATGCTGTCCGTCATAGCGGTTTAAACCATTATCACTTCCCAACCAGATAAAACCATCCTTATCCTGATATATGGATTGCACATAATTATGAGAAAGTCCGTCTTCGGTAGTCAAATGTTCGAAGAACAATTTGTCAGTCAAAAGCTGGGCACTTCCATTTGACCAACAAACAAAGAATAATATCAATAGTATATATCGGCTAAACATGCTGCAAATATACCTTTTATTCCTTAATGACACAAATCCGGGAGTTTCTGAGACATGTCGTAAAGTCCTAAAATTCATTGCATTCTAACTTTGCAGCAACAATAAAGAAAATAATATTAACCCTAATAAAGTAAATACCATGAAATCTCAAGTAACACTTAAAACAATCGCTAAAGCACTAAATCTTTCTACTTCCACTGTATCCAGAGCTTTGGCAGACCAGTGGGATGTAAATTCGCAGACAAAAGAAATCGTAATGGAGTTGGCCACCAAATTAAACTACAAGCCCAATATCATGGCAGTGAAACTTAAGCAATGCCATAAGAATAATACGGAAGTCAATAAACAACCTAAAATTACCATCAAAGAAATGGCACGCCAACTCAATCTGGCACCATCTACAATATCACGCGCATTAGCCAATAAAAAGGATATTAGCCTGAGCACCAGAAAGGCTGTACAGGCTTTAGCTAAGAAGCTACATTATCGCCCAAATCCTATCGCTATCATCTTAAAACAACAACATACTAAACGTGCATCAGCATAATCTCATATTAATGCGAATCAGGAGTTAAATTTGATTCATAATCGGAAAGAAATGAAGCAAACTTTTGATGCGGTTGTTCTGATTAGGAATAACTAACTTCAAGCTGTGCATCAATTAACTTCCTACAGTGCAATAATTAATTTTCTTTCATGCAAGAAATAAGTAAGATGTTTATAGCCATCCTATAAGCTGTCTATAACCGACTTATTGGCTGTCTATAACCAACCGATAAGTTGCCTATAAACATCTTACTTATTTCTTGCAATAAAAAAACTTAATTGATGGAGCGAAAACAATTAATTCAGGCATCACTTGAAATTGGTTACGCTTAGACGTGCAAACTAATCATGCGAATCAGAAGTTGAAACAGATTCATAACGGTACAGAAATGAGTTTTCACCACAGAGTAACACAGAGTATCACGGAGTTATATTCTTTTGATTTCAAATTGATTAAACTCTGTGAGACTCAGTGTTACTCTGTGGTGAGAAGATTCATAACCCGTCCGAAACGTGCATATCCGGCGGAATATATTAGGAAAAGACAGGAGTTAAATGCATTTTTCTCTCGGAAAGTTGGCCTTGAACAAGCCAACTATTCGAGAGAAAAAACTTTTTAAGCTTATCCCACAGCCTTTTTATAACGCAACAATGCTTCTAAGAAATAATAATCGGCATAAGAAAGCGGTACATCTACTTCGCTCTTTTCCGGAAGATTACCGACACTATGCTTTAGAATAAAATTACAGTTAGTTCCCGGTTCAGCAAGATAATGAGGTGAAGCAAGAGTCCTAAGTTGTTTTTCAGCCATCGAGAGATAATTTTGCCTTGCTTTCTCATCCGTAGCAAAACCACTCAGTTCCACAAAAGCAGAGGCCATTATTGCACCAGCTGAAGCATCGCGATATTCATTACCGTTAGGAGCATCAAAGTCCCAATAAGGAATACCATCAACCGGAAGACGTGAAAGAAGCATATCGACAATACTTTCTGCATGCTCCAAATACTTTTCATCTCCGGTCATACGGAACATCATTGTATAGCCATAAAGCGCCCAGGCTTGCCCTCTCCCCCATGATGATTCATTGGAATAGCCCTGTACTGTTTGCCGGCTACGCACATGCCCATCTTCAGGGTCATAATCTACCAGATGATAAGAAGAATAATCTTTACGAAAATGATTTTTAAGAGTAGTATTTGCATGTGTACGAGCTATATATTCCAAAGTATCATTATCAAAGGTTTTCGATGCAAACATCAGTAATTCCAGATTCATCATATTATCAATGATAACAGGGTATTTCCAACCACGGCGCAAGAAATCCCAGCTCCGGGTTACTCCAGTTATGGAACTAAAGCGGGTCGCCAATGATTGTGCCCCTTGATAAAGAACTTTCTTATAATCTTCATTTCCCGTGAGGCGAAAACCATTACCATAACTACAATTTAACTGGAAACCTACATCATGATCATTGGTTACGTATTGAATAGGATCCAGTTTCAACGTATTCTTTTCGGCCAATGTCTTCACGGCTTCATTTTGAGTATATTCATAGATATACCAGAGTGAACCGGGATAAAACCCACTGCACCACCAATAAATTGTCGAAGATTTGAATGTACTGTCCGGAGCTATGGACTGCGGTAAAGTAGTAGCCTCCAAACGAGTATCCATTGCCAAATACTGTTGTTCGGCAACGGTAAATACACGCGCTGTCAATGCATCCATTGATTCCTGCTTCGAACACGAAACAAGAAAACCAATTAAACTTAATAAGAGCCATTTCTTTTTCATAAATCCTTTTTATAATTTGATTAATAAATAATTCATTTGATAATACTTAGTATCACTTTCAACAAATTCTTCCGGTTTGCGGGAAGATGAGTTTCAAAACCTACACGCATACTTCCCGGATTAGATTCATCAAAAACATGGAGAACTTCATTTGACCAAAGTTTCATTTCAACATCACCCGGTGCAGTCACGGTAAGCAACATTCGGTGTCCATCCTTAGCCAATTCTATTTGATTCTTACCGATGATCTTTGCTTCAGCCGGTGTTACCATAATCCAAGTTACCAAAGCCTCTTTTTCTCCCGTAACCAGTTCATCTTTCACAATCAGATCATCTTCTTCATTCAGATAAATGATGCGGACAACTTTTTCCATATCATCAGCAAAAACACTTGTAAGATCTACTTCTCCCCCTTTCCTATCTTCACTTTTATATATTCTGTTAATAGAAGCATAACTATTCACTAAATGGCGCTTATTGTTTATCGTAAGCGTATTGTGTGCCATATTACCAAGACGGAACACTCCCCACCGTTGTCCTTCTTGAGACTGATCCCATAAATTTATTCCTCTACTCTCCAGACTTAAGTAATTTTGCATTCCGAGATCTATCGCCCAGCGTATTCCCTTCCTTTCATAAATAAACGAACCGGCATCCATATGCGCATGAGAAGTTAGGGGAGAACCTCCTTTTACGGCCAAATAGCTATCCTCTTTACTTTTCCATCCGCCACGATAAATAAAAACCGGGGTCTTTCCACCATTATGCCAGAAATGGCAGGAAGGTGGTTGTATATTATTCAAATCCTGATGAGCACAAAAAATCAACAGACAAGGCAATAAACGATCTTCTGCAAAACTAACTGAAGGATTCTCTAAATATTGATTTTCTAACCATAGTAAAGATAAATCCCCCATTTTCTTAGCAAACCAAAACATCATCATATTACATCTCACTCCATTAACAGCATCCGAAAAATTAAAGTATTCGCCACTTGGAGCAGTCATAAATTCCATAAAGCGA encodes the following:
- a CDS encoding sialate O-acetylesterase, producing MKHLLLIFLFVSLSVQAKVTLPAIYSDGMVLQRNQPIRIWGQANPKEKIQILFAEQKQTVKADGKGYWEVNLKALEAGGSYQLQIIGKENQISIKDILIGDVWLCSGQSNMQWVVNNVTNAEVEKKNANYPQIRTLNIPRRMELSPKDTISATWLVCSPETVGHFSGVAYFFAKKVYEETNVPIGIINSSWGGTIVETWTSLEAANTLPQKRLDRYNKNEKLFPPTEYLTRKNKEAKRNDYPSLVYNAMIHPLLSFSIKGVLWYQGENNVGNAEPYTDWLTCMIGDWRNRWNSELPFYIIQLPNFDSINKKPLWAEMRDAQSKVLAVPGTHLIVTSDLGDPYDLHPRNKQRVGMRAALQALHYEYGYSDIVSESPMFERMEINGDKVIITFKNTGSGLEIRSRYGCLQGFAIAGEDKKFHWALGEFKDNRIVIWNPKVPNPVAVRYNWENNPDGNLYNKDGLPACLFRTDNW
- a CDS encoding LacI family DNA-binding transcriptional regulator; this translates as MKSQVTLKTIAKALNLSTSTVSRALADQWDVNSQTKEIVMELATKLNYKPNIMAVKLKQCHKNNTEVNKQPKITIKEMARQLNLAPSTISRALANKKDISLSTRKAVQALAKKLHYRPNPIAIILKQQHTKRASA
- a CDS encoding heparinase II/III family protein, which codes for MMIYLFLFCKPRLQRIILLFVLAFYSLVLCAQSLDYERMNPHPRLLLTQGGEEAVKKSIATFPSLLKIHERILKESDEILIQQMAVRVMEGKRLLGVSRLSLKRIFYLSYAYRMTKEEKYAYRATQEMLSVSRFPDWNPSHFLDVGEMVLALSIGYDWLYEYLEPETRSIVRDAIVEKGLDAAAPDEWFYRAASNWNSVCNGGLLYGALAVFEDVPDKAKKIIEKCLLTNPKALAAYGPDGGYPEGFHYWGYGTSFQVLLIAALESALGTDAGLSEYPGFLESARFMEFMTAPSGEYFNFSDAVNGVRCNMMMFWFAKKMGDLSLLWLENQYLENPSVSFAEDRLLPCLLIFCAHQDLNNIQPPSCHFWHNGGKTPVFIYRGGWKSKEDSYLAVKGGSPLTSHAHMDAGSFIYERKGIRWAIDLGMQNYLSLESRGINLWDQSQEGQRWGVFRLGNMAHNTLTINNKRHLVNSYASINRIYKSEDRKGGEVDLTSVFADDMEKVVRIIYLNEEDDLIVKDELVTGEKEALVTWIMVTPAEAKIIGKNQIELAKDGHRMLLTVTAPGDVEMKLWSNEVLHVFDESNPGSMRVGFETHLPANRKNLLKVILSIIK
- a CDS encoding hybrid sensor histidine kinase/response regulator transcription factor; amino-acid sequence: MTDKLFFEHLTTEDGLSHNYVQSIYQDKDGFIWLGSDNGLNRYDGQHIEIFSTNTQPTLGGNKIRRIIQDRDKNLWILHENGLDRMKYSTQQVKSFLYDKNQSSRWVGIGVDKRESLVAYTEKKIFRYDMEKDTLVVLQDAPEEYRYSAFVQASGKYYVGTRQHGIIVYDENWQLLEHIYPKSIEKGPLTDGLINVLRVDSEGCLWSVIVGICINKYNPQTKEVKTYKLSSTSLLNKEIRDIIELNKDYMLIGTFNGLFRLHKDNMEEVIVEKGEIGEEGGLSYYSIYSLFKDRQGIVWVGTYAGGVNYSHSYNQRFRFFAPSHLAGRFRMAKEDAENNIWFATEGNGLLCHRPKTGQVESFWLNENRHHNDNIIKSICISGDTIMCGNQRGEVYNYSIKRNKFSLLRKYDNTNILYIFKDSREHWWISVQDQGVFCLGMDSVQFPCSNYIDEIDPGILVLATQKDGLYVYNLNSGQKKHISAAELDVPADKLLSITSFCRDSEYNLWMTTERQGLLSVDKDWKLRKQHLSHTKVHSDKLYFVAKQNEGRLWVIGAHKLYLFDPKKDQLHTFDNNNGLRLTDMDASSLIDSANRFWILGNTGYVMVDNRNFELNDTPASVILTTLRINNKLQRPCDDSVLDKCLAETSVLCLKHNQTNISIAYASDNHIYGNSDRFFYKMDGVDPDWVDADNRREVFYSNLAPGNYLLRIKALNNDGTIGPETHLKIEVLPPLWARWWAFAIYAAIIFYILQRYIAYKQRKQRLEHELYLKQIEKDKSEEFNRELQTFFTQVAHEFRTPLTLILNPLDEIQKKIIHVSGVKEDLLLIRRNTKRLLTLVNDLMDLRKIENGNGELELSSFNFNDFIQEIYYSFQVTARQRDIALQLSLPETPILATFDKDALEKVFFNLLSNALKFTPEGGTVILAVSLIEGEKPQIHVEMKDTGVGISNEDINKIFKPFALSHQDLHGQMGGSGVGLTIARAIVEKHQGTISVRRREPHGTCFSIDLPWSYDKRYEVAAQETLDGSEDVVDDVSSFKVTSISETILLVDDNIEILTYLQKELSRNFKIVTAQNGREALEVLGKENVSLVVSDVMMPEMDGMELCTYVKENPSLCHLPVILLTAKSMTMYVEEGFQAGADDYLVKPFKVSTLIVRINNILSGRKKLKEIYGKQLSLKSVGIELEPADKSFAEQYEAVVKTHLSNPELDVEMLCKEMGVSRAKLYRKVKAITNLSPAELIRNIRLECAAEMLRTSQQTATEIAYQTGFGSYNHFGDYFKSVYGVSPKVYKEKYKNT
- a CDS encoding glycoside hydrolase family 88 protein, which produces MKKKWLLLSLIGFLVSCSKQESMDALTARVFTVAEQQYLAMDTRLEATTLPQSIAPDSTFKSSTIYWWCSGFYPGSLWYIYEYTQNEAVKTLAEKNTLKLDPIQYVTNDHDVGFQLNCSYGNGFRLTGNEDYKKVLYQGAQSLATRFSSITGVTRSWDFLRRGWKYPVIIDNMMNLELLMFASKTFDNDTLEYIARTHANTTLKNHFRKDYSSYHLVDYDPEDGHVRSRQTVQGYSNESSWGRGQAWALYGYTMMFRMTGDEKYLEHAESIVDMLLSRLPVDGIPYWDFDAPNGNEYRDASAGAIMASAFVELSGFATDEKARQNYLSMAEKQLRTLASPHYLAEPGTNCNFILKHSVGNLPEKSEVDVPLSYADYYFLEALLRYKKAVG